The following coding sequences are from one Deltaproteobacteria bacterium window:
- a CDS encoding 4Fe-4S dicluster domain-containing protein, which translates to MKTEMIKMIDLSRCTACRGCQVACKQWNELPASKTNNWGSYQNPKGLEWNTWTLIRFQEYVDQEGTLKWLFRKDGCMHCSDAACVKVCPSGALYKTDFGSVGVKPELCIGCKECIAACPFDIPRYDAKTDKIYKCDLCESRLAAGTSPACVLSCPTGALQIGPKDAMIKKAYKRAEELGGDASVYGDKFVDGTHVIYVLSEKVDVYDELPAKPSVPLSIIAWKDLLKPLSLLAAGGVLAGSFLHYIIHGPKTPDEDNQ; encoded by the coding sequence ATGAAAACAGAAATGATAAAGATGATCGACCTGTCTCGCTGTACTGCCTGTCGCGGCTGCCAGGTCGCCTGCAAGCAGTGGAATGAACTGCCGGCATCGAAGACGAATAATTGGGGAAGTTATCAGAACCCCAAAGGCTTGGAATGGAATACATGGACCCTGATCCGTTTTCAGGAATATGTGGATCAGGAGGGTACCCTGAAGTGGCTGTTCCGGAAAGACGGCTGTATGCATTGCAGCGACGCGGCCTGCGTCAAGGTTTGTCCCAGCGGGGCGCTCTATAAGACCGATTTTGGTTCCGTAGGCGTGAAACCGGAACTCTGCATCGGCTGCAAGGAATGTATCGCGGCTTGTCCGTTCGACATCCCGCGTTATGACGCGAAGACGGACAAAATTTACAAGTGCGATCTCTGCGAGTCCCGCTTGGCTGCAGGAACGTCTCCGGCATGTGTTCTTTCTTGTCCCACGGGAGCCCTGCAGATCGGCCCCAAAGATGCCATGATTAAAAAGGCCTATAAGCGTGCAGAAGAGCTGGGCGGAGATGCATCGGTTTATGGAGACAAGTTTGTCGACGGTACCCATGTTATATATGTTTTATCGGAAAAAGTGGACGTATACGACGAGTTGCCGGCGAAACCGAGTGTGCCCCTGTCCATCATCGCCTGGAAGGATCTGCTGAAACCCCTGAGTCTTCTTGCCGCGGGAGGTGTCTTGGCGGGGTCGTTCCTCCACTACATCATCCACGGGCCGAAGACACC